Proteins from a single region of Labedella gwakjiensis:
- a CDS encoding carbohydrate ABC transporter permease gives MSAATGTRVRARRSPLQWILLGAAVAFAVLMLSPFWLLVLNAFKSGTDYSSNGPLAWPQSFTLDAFTSYLARVNFPVALGNSILIATVVAFVGVALALASAYAIGIGRVKGSGAVVALLLIATMLPHEALIYPLFYGAQATGTLNTVWSVIIVFVVLQGAYGTYILASVMSTVPKELLEAAAIDGANRWQILWRVVFPVLRPTLSVLVVFFFIWTWNEFYIPLILLNDPTSQTVPIALSTLRGQHSIDVTVVNAGSLLSLIPTLVFFLIFQRTLSRGVTAGSVK, from the coding sequence ATGAGCGCCGCGACCGGCACCCGCGTCCGCGCCCGGCGCTCACCCCTGCAGTGGATCCTCCTGGGAGCCGCCGTCGCGTTCGCCGTCCTCATGCTCTCCCCGTTCTGGCTGCTCGTCCTCAACGCCTTCAAGTCGGGGACGGACTACTCGTCCAACGGCCCTCTCGCCTGGCCGCAGTCGTTCACGCTGGACGCGTTCACCTCGTATCTCGCACGCGTCAACTTCCCCGTCGCTCTCGGCAACTCCATCCTCATCGCCACCGTCGTGGCCTTCGTCGGCGTGGCGCTCGCGCTCGCGAGCGCCTACGCGATCGGCATCGGCCGCGTGAAGGGGAGCGGGGCGGTCGTCGCGCTCCTCCTCATCGCCACCATGCTGCCCCACGAAGCACTCATCTACCCGCTGTTCTACGGGGCGCAGGCCACCGGCACCCTCAACACGGTGTGGTCGGTGATCATCGTCTTCGTGGTCCTGCAGGGGGCGTACGGCACGTACATCCTCGCGAGCGTCATGTCGACGGTGCCGAAGGAGCTCCTCGAAGCGGCGGCCATCGACGGCGCGAACCGCTGGCAGATCCTCTGGCGGGTCGTGTTCCCCGTGCTGCGGCCCACCCTCAGCGTGCTCGTCGTGTTCTTCTTCATCTGGACCTGGAACGAGTTCTACATCCCGCTGATCCTCCTCAACGACCCCACGTCGCAGACCGTGCCCATCGCGCTCTCGACGCTCCGTGGACAGCATTCGATCGACGTGACGGTGGTCAACGCCGGATCGCTGCTGTCGCTCATCCCCACGCTCGTCTTCTTCCTCATCTTCCAGCGCACGCTCAGTCGCGGCGTGACGGCTGGATCCGTCAAGTGA
- a CDS encoding glycoside hydrolase family 172 protein, whose translation MFTPWSPTPRARGVRSRSINAENPHGAIGGAARTASPLGTGRKGTAFLPLPANETLVLADIDGPGVIRHIWITVADATEAGPFVLRDLVLRAYWDGSEAPAVDVPLGDFFCNGFATRARVTSMPIVVAPTGGMNSYFPMPFRRSARLELVSQHGGDLPHVFFQVDYTTGDDLAEDVEYFHAQWRRSNGTTARGEDHVILDGVSGSGTYVGTYVALASLQRYWWGEGEVKFFIDADEEYPTLCSTGLEDYAGGAWAFQDELRSSPEPAILTFDSNFFGYPFHSTRDRTKASPFSTEAVPMHALYRWHLPDPIYFDERIRVTLQQIGAWDFGLFERQDDISTVAYWYQSGTAAPFPSLPSASERWPR comes from the coding sequence ATGTTCACCCCCTGGTCACCCACCCCACGCGCGCGCGGAGTGCGCAGCCGATCCATCAACGCGGAGAACCCGCACGGCGCGATCGGAGGTGCCGCGAGGACGGCTTCCCCGCTCGGGACCGGACGGAAGGGAACCGCGTTCCTCCCGCTGCCGGCCAACGAGACCCTCGTGCTCGCCGACATCGACGGCCCCGGTGTGATCCGCCACATCTGGATCACGGTGGCCGACGCGACCGAGGCCGGTCCCTTCGTCCTCCGGGATCTCGTGTTGCGTGCCTACTGGGACGGTTCGGAGGCCCCCGCCGTCGACGTCCCTCTCGGCGACTTCTTCTGCAACGGCTTCGCGACGCGAGCTCGTGTGACATCGATGCCCATCGTCGTGGCGCCGACCGGAGGGATGAACTCGTACTTCCCCATGCCCTTCCGGCGCTCGGCGCGACTCGAACTCGTGAGTCAGCACGGGGGAGATCTGCCGCACGTCTTCTTCCAGGTCGACTACACGACGGGCGACGATCTCGCGGAGGACGTCGAGTACTTCCACGCGCAGTGGCGCCGCTCCAACGGGACGACCGCGCGCGGGGAGGACCACGTGATCCTCGACGGAGTCAGCGGGAGTGGGACGTACGTGGGGACGTATGTCGCGCTCGCCTCCCTGCAGCGCTACTGGTGGGGGGAGGGCGAGGTGAAGTTCTTCATCGACGCGGACGAGGAGTACCCGACCCTGTGCAGCACCGGACTCGAGGACTATGCCGGTGGCGCCTGGGCGTTCCAGGACGAACTTCGTTCGTCGCCGGAGCCTGCGATCCTCACGTTCGATTCGAACTTCTTCGGATACCCGTTCCACAGCACCCGCGACCGGACGAAGGCGTCGCCCTTCTCGACGGAGGCCGTACCCATGCACGCCCTCTACCGGTGGCACCTCCCCGATCCGATCTACTTCGACGAGCGCATCCGGGTGACCCTCCAGCAGATCGGCGCGTGGGACTTCGGACTCTTCGAGAGGCAGGACGACATCAGCACCGTCGCCTACTGGTACCAGTCGGGCACGGCTGCTCCGTTCCCCTCGTTGCCGTCCGCGTCCGAACGCTGGCCGCGTTGA